In the genome of Flexistipes sinusarabici DSM 4947, one region contains:
- a CDS encoding polysaccharide pyruvyl transferase family protein, whose product MRILFQGYYGKQNTGDDAFVEVAAWGAKKYWNCNLVTFFAEKIPNIIYPANYTGKNLFRGHKHYKAFNAIINSNAFIMAGGSTFHSVYNIFNPKKMAAFKKKFLKKYIIGAIGVSLGPYKSKQAEKNNLEFLKQLDFLALRDNKSYELAKSYDLPYSPIKAFDLAALLPKIYNCNFQDYGNNSKIVGVSMCNYESYVYNGDISNEERRNDRLEKIISEVIKADPNIKFRFFIFNNNAKVGDNKITYNLINKLTIQGFNNFEIVKYSSDIYHTWNKIRECSIMISVRLHAAVFACFANIPFYLIEYHRKCTDFLDTIGYNDLRLFDAECEVKKVSMRILDVLYDSTNFNKPLFVSDANKLAEQNFTETKEYFA is encoded by the coding sequence ATGAGAATATTATTTCAAGGGTATTATGGCAAACAAAATACAGGTGATGATGCTTTTGTTGAAGTTGCGGCTTGGGGGGCGAAAAAATATTGGAATTGTAATTTAGTAACTTTTTTTGCTGAAAAAATACCTAATATTATTTATCCAGCTAATTATACGGGTAAAAATCTTTTTAGAGGCCATAAGCATTATAAAGCTTTTAATGCAATAATTAATTCAAATGCCTTCATAATGGCTGGGGGGTCAACTTTTCATTCAGTGTATAATATTTTTAATCCTAAAAAGATGGCTGCATTTAAAAAGAAATTTTTAAAAAAATATATAATTGGAGCAATTGGTGTTTCGTTAGGACCATATAAATCTAAACAAGCAGAGAAAAATAATTTAGAGTTTTTAAAGCAACTGGATTTTTTAGCATTAAGAGATAATAAATCATATGAGTTGGCTAAATCATATGATTTGCCATACTCTCCAATAAAAGCATTTGATTTAGCTGCTTTATTACCTAAAATTTACAATTGTAATTTTCAGGATTATGGAAATAATAGCAAGATTGTCGGTGTCAGTATGTGTAATTATGAAAGTTATGTATATAATGGGGATATATCAAACGAAGAAAGACGGAACGATAGGCTTGAAAAAATAATTTCTGAGGTTATAAAAGCAGATCCTAATATAAAATTTAGGTTCTTTATCTTTAACAACAACGCTAAAGTAGGCGACAATAAAATAACTTATAATTTAATTAATAAACTTACTATACAGGGCTTTAATAATTTTGAGATAGTAAAATATAGTTCAGATATTTATCATACTTGGAATAAAATTAGAGAGTGTAGTATAATGATTTCTGTTAGATTGCATGCAGCAGTTTTCGCATGTTTTGCTAATATTCCCTTCTATTTGATTGAGTACCATCGTAAATGTACGGATTTTTTAGACACCATAGGGTATAATGACTTGAGATTATTTGATGCTGAATGTGAAGTTAAAAAAGTTTCTATGAGGATTTTAGATGTACTTTACGATTCAACTAATTTTAATAAGCCTTTGTTTGTATCTGATGCAAACAAGCTGGCTGAACAAAACTTTACGGAGACAAAGGAATATTTCGCATGA
- a CDS encoding sulfotransferase family protein, with amino-acid sequence MMRKKIFIVGTGRSGTHWLGNILGASPEIKETKEKKPIFGWVTNAALDYNKRKKLLPFILAYYRTVPAFTKEHFLDKSHPNIWLVEHLNKNVANAYFIGIIRNPHATVASMLLHKGVLKWIENWDNYHIPNEFLGINHDNIIEYNKMPLEAKCTMRWIAHKKRLLEINKKLSQNFLLLNYENFFTNMKEQLCSIEFFLELNEKLPIPDIKKDSKLKWKNNLTEKQIKIINETLETNGFPDYVEKIV; translated from the coding sequence ATGATGAGAAAGAAAATATTTATCGTGGGAACAGGTAGATCAGGAACACATTGGCTTGGAAATATTTTAGGAGCTAGCCCTGAAATAAAAGAAACTAAGGAAAAGAAACCAATTTTTGGATGGGTAACAAATGCAGCCCTAGACTATAACAAAAGAAAAAAACTTCTTCCTTTTATATTGGCTTATTATAGGACAGTGCCTGCCTTTACCAAGGAGCATTTTCTTGATAAAAGTCATCCAAACATATGGTTGGTGGAACATTTGAATAAAAATGTGGCTAATGCTTATTTTATAGGAATAATAAGAAACCCGCATGCTACTGTTGCAAGCATGTTACTGCATAAAGGTGTTTTGAAGTGGATAGAAAATTGGGATAATTATCATATTCCTAATGAGTTTTTAGGGATAAATCATGATAATATTATTGAGTACAATAAAATGCCTTTAGAGGCTAAATGTACAATGAGATGGATTGCTCATAAAAAAAGATTATTAGAAATAAATAAAAAATTGTCCCAAAATTTTTTATTGTTAAATTATGAAAATTTTTTTACAAATATGAAAGAGCAGTTGTGTTCAATAGAATTTTTTTTAGAATTAAATGAAAAATTGCCAATTCCTGATATTAAAAAAGATTCCAAATTAAAATGGAAAAATAATTTAACCGAAAAACAAATAAAAATAATTAATGAAACTCTTGAAACTAATGGATTTCCCGATTATGTGGAGAAAATTGTTTAA
- a CDS encoding flippase, producing MVGNFIYHLKKKISFLDEHTLEVYSKSFASTIVKFSGTVIGLFVTILLSRTIGAGGLGIINLSNRIINILIIFGLLGMRQVIIKEVAIAYSKKNYSHIGNVMHTAYFFNGSITLIITISFILISPWMSYNLFNEPRLSYPLMIFLIALTPQMLSILFSSAFVGYRKIWQSNLVEQTLSIAITGLLLIFLWFSKYSLSIINVAICYAIGRIFVTVFVFFYWKLLYKYKSKRKLIVKKLAKTSLPLFVVSISGILLSNTDVIIMGIFRSAEEVGIYTIATRLAFLCVFFLQIANSSLAPKIASLYENNDIKQMEKMIQRVTVGLLFIGIFIFTVFVLFGDKILSIWGNEFVNAYWALVILSFGQMVNIGTGAIGTIMVMTGNEKVQSKVSLLFALLNVILCVFFVKSFGLIGAAISTALIFTFSNIVKVILVRKLVGINPLISFKEGL from the coding sequence ATGGTAGGTAACTTTATCTACCATCTAAAAAAGAAAATTTCTTTTTTAGATGAACATACTCTTGAAGTATATAGCAAATCTTTTGCCTCAACTATAGTAAAGTTCAGTGGTACAGTTATCGGTTTGTTTGTAACCATTTTATTAAGCCGAACGATTGGAGCAGGTGGACTTGGTATTATTAACCTAAGTAATCGTATTATAAATATTTTAATAATATTTGGGCTATTAGGAATGAGGCAAGTTATTATAAAAGAAGTTGCTATTGCATATAGTAAGAAAAACTATTCTCATATAGGTAATGTGATGCATACTGCATATTTTTTTAATGGTTCCATTACTTTAATAATCACAATTTCTTTCATTTTGATTTCTCCATGGATGTCTTATAATCTTTTTAATGAGCCACGTTTGTCTTATCCTTTAATGATTTTTTTAATTGCTTTGACACCCCAAATGCTTTCTATATTGTTTTCTTCGGCTTTTGTGGGTTACCGGAAAATATGGCAAAGTAATTTGGTTGAACAGACATTAAGTATTGCTATTACTGGATTGCTGTTAATATTTTTGTGGTTTTCAAAGTATAGTTTAAGTATTATTAATGTTGCTATTTGCTATGCAATTGGTCGTATATTTGTAACTGTGTTTGTATTTTTTTATTGGAAACTTTTGTATAAATACAAAAGTAAAAGAAAATTAATCGTTAAAAAACTGGCAAAAACATCACTACCTCTTTTTGTTGTTTCAATATCTGGAATTTTGCTTAGCAACACAGATGTTATTATAATGGGGATATTTAGAAGTGCAGAAGAAGTGGGAATTTATACAATTGCAACCCGGCTTGCATTTTTATGTGTTTTTTTCTTGCAAATTGCAAATTCTTCCTTAGCGCCAAAAATTGCTAGTCTTTATGAAAACAATGATATTAAACAAATGGAAAAAATGATACAAAGGGTAACGGTTGGACTTTTGTTTATTGGAATATTTATTTTTACTGTGTTTGTTTTATTCGGTGATAAGATTTTAAGTATTTGGGGAAATGAATTTGTAAATGCTTACTGGGCTTTAGTTATTTTATCTTTTGGACAAATGGTTAACATTGGAACAGGTGCTATAGGGACAATTATGGTTATGACTGGAAACGAAAAAGTTCAAAGTAAAGTTTCTTTATTATTTGCCTTATTGAATGTTATTTTATGTGTTTTTTTTGTGAAAAGCTTTGGACTTATAGGTGCTGCGATATCAACTGCTTTAATATTTACTTTTTCTAACATTGTGAAAGTAATTTTAGTGAGAAAATTAGTTGGGATAAATCCATTAATTTCTTTTAAGGAAGGTTTATGA
- a CDS encoding four helix bundle protein has product MADYVFPFEKLEVWKLSKNFATKIYKNTENFPNEEKFGLVSQLRRAAVSVASNLAEGSSRKSKKDQAHFSQIAYSSLMEVLCQLEIAKDIGYISENDLQDLRSDASKIAYMINSLRRSQTC; this is encoded by the coding sequence GTGGCAGATTATGTTTTTCCTTTTGAAAAATTAGAGGTTTGGAAGCTGTCCAAAAATTTTGCAACAAAGATTTATAAAAACACCGAAAATTTTCCAAATGAAGAAAAGTTTGGTCTGGTTTCTCAGCTTAGAAGAGCAGCAGTTTCTGTTGCATCGAACCTTGCCGAGGGCTCTTCTCGGAAATCCAAAAAAGATCAGGCACATTTTTCACAAATTGCTTATAGTTCATTAATGGAAGTTCTTTGTCAGCTTGAAATAGCAAAAGATATAGGTTATATATCAGAAAATGATTTGCAGGATTTAAGATCCGATGCCAGTAAAATTGCTTATATGATAAACTCATTGAGAAGGTCACAAACATGCTAA
- a CDS encoding polysaccharide biosynthesis protein: MSNILRPTQIKRALFFLIGDLILLTFSYYLSFLLRFDFNFSHDFVFQANITFIPVVLIKIFLLNLFGQYKISWKFVSLSEFYKITVSFFIFFVIFFAVDILFLMFRDTVLVPRSIPILDFIISTLLICTFRISKRIYNEILFTNSSSRTKTLIVGANTQGERIARELLRDEKQVFYPYCFIDNDITKKGVMISNIPVYVGYEKIYEILDKNIIEAVIIANPSITHKEIREIVEAAKQHNINEIKIAPSIYQMRDRTLDVTDIRDINVEDLLARNVVQVENNKIRDMVENRSVLITGAGGSIGSEIARQIMQFSPVRIVCFEIDETELFDLTNELLLLNNGNSTTVVPWVGDIRNKSTLDNLFKKEKIDIIFHSAAYKHVPLMEYFPKEAFCTNVMGTYYLAQTASAYGVEKFINISTDKAVSPTSIMGATKRISEMILTTLDKKSSDTDFISVRFGNVLGSRGSVVPVFLNQIKQGGPVTVTHPEIKRYFMTIPEAVLLVFQAASMGEGGEVFVLDMGEPVKIVSIAEELIKLQNLEPYEDIEIKFTGLRPGEKLFEEILTAEEGTNTTTHEKIYIARGSTEYDFNTLTSNIQGIMECCTDEEIIARIKQLVPFYTG, from the coding sequence TTGAGCAATATTTTAAGACCCACTCAGATCAAAAGGGCTTTGTTTTTTCTCATCGGTGATTTGATACTTCTCACTTTCAGCTATTATCTGTCTTTTCTTTTAAGATTCGATTTTAACTTTAGTCATGATTTTGTATTTCAAGCGAATATTACATTTATACCCGTTGTTCTGATAAAAATTTTTCTTCTCAACTTGTTCGGTCAGTATAAAATCAGCTGGAAATTTGTCAGTCTGAGCGAATTTTACAAAATTACAGTATCTTTCTTTATATTTTTTGTCATCTTTTTTGCTGTGGATATTTTATTTTTGATGTTTAGAGATACTGTGCTTGTACCCCGTTCTATCCCTATCCTGGATTTTATTATTTCAACTCTTCTCATCTGCACGTTTAGAATTTCAAAACGTATTTACAATGAGATTCTTTTTACCAACTCATCCTCCAGAACAAAAACACTCATTGTAGGTGCCAATACTCAGGGTGAAAGGATCGCCCGTGAACTGCTGCGGGATGAAAAACAGGTTTTTTATCCTTATTGCTTTATTGACAACGATATTACAAAAAAGGGAGTAATGATATCAAATATCCCCGTATATGTGGGATATGAAAAGATATATGAAATTTTGGATAAGAATATCATTGAAGCCGTTATTATTGCCAACCCTTCCATTACTCACAAAGAAATCAGGGAAATAGTTGAGGCGGCTAAGCAGCATAATATAAATGAGATTAAGATTGCTCCTTCTATTTACCAAATGAGAGACAGAACACTTGATGTAACGGATATCCGGGATATTAATGTTGAGGATTTGCTTGCGAGAAATGTTGTGCAGGTGGAAAATAATAAAATTCGGGATATGGTTGAAAACAGGTCAGTATTGATAACAGGTGCGGGCGGATCGATTGGCTCGGAAATAGCGAGACAAATTATGCAATTTTCCCCTGTGAGGATTGTATGTTTTGAGATTGATGAGACGGAACTTTTTGATTTAACAAATGAGCTTTTGCTGTTAAATAACGGAAATTCCACTACTGTTGTCCCCTGGGTGGGTGATATAAGAAATAAAAGTACGCTTGATAATCTTTTTAAAAAGGAGAAAATCGATATAATTTTTCATTCGGCTGCGTATAAACATGTCCCGCTAATGGAATATTTTCCCAAAGAAGCATTTTGTACAAATGTAATGGGTACATATTATCTTGCACAAACCGCTTCGGCTTATGGAGTTGAAAAGTTTATAAACATATCCACGGACAAAGCTGTCAGCCCGACAAGCATAATGGGTGCCACAAAGAGAATATCGGAAATGATTTTAACTACCCTTGATAAGAAAAGCAGCGATACCGATTTTATCTCGGTAAGATTCGGTAATGTGCTGGGGAGCAGAGGCAGTGTCGTTCCTGTTTTCCTGAATCAGATAAAACAGGGAGGACCTGTCACGGTAACACATCCGGAAATTAAAAGATACTTTATGACAATTCCCGAAGCCGTTTTGCTTGTGTTTCAGGCAGCATCTATGGGGGAAGGCGGAGAGGTGTTTGTGCTTGATATGGGCGAACCGGTTAAAATAGTTTCAATTGCTGAAGAGCTTATTAAACTCCAAAATCTGGAGCCTTATGAAGATATAGAAATTAAATTTACAGGATTAAGACCGGGGGAAAAGCTGTTTGAGGAGATACTGACAGCCGAAGAGGGTACAAATACAACAACCCACGAAAAAATATATATTGCTAGAGGAAGCACTGAATATGATTTTAATACATTAACATCAAACATACAGGGTATTATGGAATGCTGTACCGATGAGGAAATAATCGCCAGAATCAAACAGCTTGTGCCTTTTTATACAGGATAA
- a CDS encoding DegT/DnrJ/EryC1/StrS family aminotransferase produces MTVNRIFLSPPHMSGRELEYIKKVFESNYIAPLGEYVNKFEESVKKYTGAKYALALSSGTAAMHLALKVLQISDEDEVFASSLNFIGSVAPVKYERAALTFVDSDYKSWNMDPDLLRREFVKRVASSQKLPKAVILTHLYGQCAEIDTIKEICDYYNVYLIEDAAESLGAFYKGRHSGTFGDFGILSFNGNKILTTSGGGMLISNNKAFIDKARYYSTQAKEDKPYYEHTELGYNYRMSNVLAAIGVAQMEVLEERVRKKREIFDIYREELNESAEFMPELPNSRGNRWLTTTLFDTAPEKIIKALEIEDIEARPLWKPMHMQPVFKNSKALGGEISEKLFEKGVCLPSGTALECEDVLKIAKIVKKVID; encoded by the coding sequence TTGACTGTTAATCGTATTTTTCTCAGTCCGCCGCATATGTCAGGCAGAGAGCTGGAGTATATAAAGAAAGTCTTTGAAAGTAATTATATCGCGCCTCTCGGAGAGTACGTAAATAAATTTGAAGAGAGTGTAAAAAAATATACGGGTGCCAAATATGCTTTGGCACTCAGCAGCGGCACTGCGGCTATGCACTTAGCTTTAAAGGTATTGCAGATAAGCGATGAGGATGAAGTGTTTGCATCCTCACTTAATTTTATAGGATCTGTAGCTCCGGTTAAATATGAAAGGGCTGCTCTGACATTTGTTGACAGTGATTACAAATCCTGGAACATGGATCCGGATTTACTGAGAAGAGAATTTGTGAAAAGAGTCGCTTCATCACAAAAACTTCCCAAAGCTGTAATTCTGACGCATTTGTACGGACAGTGCGCCGAAATTGATACAATAAAAGAAATATGTGATTATTATAATGTTTACTTAATAGAGGATGCTGCCGAATCACTTGGAGCTTTTTATAAGGGGAGACATTCAGGTACATTTGGTGATTTTGGTATATTATCTTTTAATGGTAATAAAATACTGACAACTTCCGGCGGTGGTATGCTTATCAGTAACAATAAAGCGTTTATAGATAAAGCCAGGTATTACTCCACGCAGGCAAAGGAAGATAAACCTTATTACGAACACACTGAGCTCGGATATAACTACAGAATGAGTAATGTGCTTGCTGCAATCGGGGTCGCTCAGATGGAAGTACTGGAAGAGAGGGTAAGAAAAAAACGGGAAATTTTTGATATTTACCGGGAAGAATTGAATGAAAGTGCCGAATTCATGCCGGAATTGCCCAATTCAAGGGGAAACCGCTGGTTGACCACTACACTATTTGATACAGCTCCTGAAAAAATCATAAAGGCTCTGGAAATTGAAGATATAGAAGCAAGACCGTTATGGAAACCTATGCATATGCAGCCTGTTTTTAAAAATAGCAAAGCTCTCGGCGGAGAAATTTCTGAAAAACTTTTTGAAAAAGGTGTATGCCTGCCTTCCGGGACTGCTCTGGAGTGCGAAGATGTATTGAAAATAGCAAAAATTGTGAAAAAGGTGATTGATTGA
- a CDS encoding sugar transferase, with the protein MNNRQRITKRAFDIIFSLLGLIVLWWLIVLAAIMASIETKSLGLFIQYRVGRNGKLFPLFKIKTMRDSVNESTVTTGNDKRITALGKFWRKTKIDELPQLINVLLGQMSFVGPRPDVEGFADKLTGENRIILSIRPGITGPASLKYRNEEELLADKANPEEYNRKIIWTDKVRINKEYIENYSFYKDLYYIYKTIVH; encoded by the coding sequence ATGAATAATAGACAGAGAATTACAAAAAGGGCATTTGATATAATTTTTTCGTTATTAGGTTTAATAGTATTATGGTGGTTAATTGTATTAGCGGCTATAATGGCAAGTATAGAGACGAAAAGTTTGGGATTGTTTATTCAGTACAGAGTGGGCAGAAACGGTAAACTTTTCCCCTTGTTCAAAATAAAGACAATGAGAGACTCTGTCAATGAAAGTACTGTAACCACGGGTAATGATAAGAGAATTACTGCTTTGGGAAAATTCTGGCGCAAAACAAAAATCGATGAGCTACCCCAATTGATAAATGTTTTACTGGGACAAATGAGTTTCGTGGGTCCCAGACCGGATGTTGAAGGTTTTGCCGACAAGCTGACAGGTGAAAACAGAATTATATTAAGTATAAGACCGGGAATTACCGGACCAGCTTCTCTGAAATACAGAAATGAAGAAGAACTTTTGGCTGACAAAGCCAATCCTGAAGAGTATAACAGGAAAATTATCTGGACTGATAAAGTCAGAATCAATAAAGAATATATAGAGAATTATTCTTTTTATAAGGATTTGTATTATATTTATAAGACAATTGTTCATTAG
- a CDS encoding sulfotransferase family protein codes for MKKNSYEPIIIIGAPRSGTNMLRDVLTKLNHVSTWPCDEINYIWRHGNVFYPSDELPAEAAHSNIKRYIRSKFDWVDRKYDCDYVVEKTCANSLRVDFVDKIIPEAKYVFIKRDLYDAVASAMKRWTAELDIKYILEKARFVPLTDLPYYASKYIWNRFYRFFSSEKRLAFWGPKLDNMDDLLGKYSLEEICAIQWKRCVEKSEESFRKIGNSKFIEIQYEDFVKAPKQNLQKICSFIGITPSTDEIRAAVSNVELRSVGKGIKSLNEEQVEKISAIVSE; via the coding sequence ATGAAAAAAAATAGCTATGAACCCATTATAATAATAGGTGCTCCCCGATCCGGTACCAATATGTTAAGAGATGTTTTGACTAAACTTAACCATGTGAGCACTTGGCCTTGCGATGAAATTAATTATATATGGCGGCATGGAAATGTTTTTTATCCATCCGATGAATTACCTGCTGAAGCTGCACATTCCAATATAAAAAGATATATCAGAAGCAAATTTGACTGGGTGGATAGGAAGTATGATTGTGATTATGTAGTGGAGAAAACTTGTGCCAATTCTTTGCGGGTTGATTTTGTGGATAAAATCATTCCGGAAGCCAAATATGTTTTTATAAAAAGAGATCTTTATGATGCGGTAGCTTCAGCTATGAAAAGATGGACTGCGGAATTGGATATTAAATATATTCTGGAAAAAGCACGGTTTGTCCCTTTGACTGATTTGCCATATTATGCGAGCAAATATATTTGGAACAGATTTTACAGGTTCTTTTCCAGTGAAAAAAGATTGGCATTTTGGGGTCCGAAACTGGACAATATGGATGATTTGTTGGGAAAGTACTCATTGGAAGAGATTTGCGCTATACAATGGAAACGATGTGTGGAGAAATCTGAAGAGTCATTTAGAAAAATAGGAAATTCGAAATTTATTGAAATTCAATATGAAGATTTTGTTAAAGCTCCCAAACAAAACCTTCAAAAGATATGTAGCTTTATTGGTATAACACCTTCTACAGATGAAATAAGAGCTGCTGTTTCCAATGTTGAGCTTAGAAGTGTAGGGAAAGGAATAAAGAGTTTGAATGAAGAGCAAGTAGAAAAAATTTCTGCTATTGTCTCTGAATAA
- a CDS encoding glycosyltransferase family 2 protein codes for MMNKISIITVVYNNVNTIKDAIESVLSQNYKNIEYIIIDGGSTDGTLDVIKEYEDKIDKYISEPDKGLWDAMNKGVGLASGDYIGFLNSDDLFAGKDVVEKIAQKLQDKDLCSVYGYVDIVDKENISKVIRKYRVKWLNRFTLRLGLMPAHPSFYCKKSFFERYGGFSLRDDITPDFELMVRFSQKPDFRSECIPEVLIKMRSGGIGNSSLSYKLGRFRKQARSCRINGIFSHPLLILFKYFYKILEFR; via the coding sequence ATGATGAATAAAATATCAATAATTACAGTAGTCTATAATAACGTCAATACGATAAAAGACGCCATCGAATCTGTTTTAAGTCAAAACTATAAAAACATTGAATACATTATCATTGACGGAGGCAGTACGGACGGAACATTAGATGTTATTAAAGAATATGAAGACAAAATAGATAAATATATAAGCGAACCGGATAAGGGGCTATGGGATGCGATGAATAAAGGTGTTGGGCTTGCTTCCGGTGATTATATCGGATTTTTAAATTCTGATGACTTATTTGCCGGAAAAGATGTTGTAGAAAAAATAGCTCAAAAATTACAAGATAAAGATTTGTGCTCAGTCTATGGGTATGTGGATATTGTTGATAAAGAAAATATTTCTAAAGTTATCAGAAAGTACAGAGTGAAATGGTTAAACAGGTTTACTTTGAGATTAGGTTTAATGCCGGCTCATCCCAGTTTCTATTGCAAAAAATCTTTTTTTGAGCGTTACGGTGGTTTTTCTCTCAGAGATGACATCACTCCTGATTTTGAATTGATGGTGCGTTTTTCGCAAAAGCCGGATTTCCGGTCAGAATGTATTCCGGAAGTTTTAATAAAAATGAGAAGTGGCGGTATAGGAAATTCTTCTCTTTCTTATAAACTGGGTAGGTTTAGAAAACAAGCTAGGTCTTGTCGAATCAACGGGATTTTCAGTCATCCGTTATTAATTTTGTTTAAATATTTTTATAAGATATTGGAGTTTAGATGA
- a CDS encoding sulfotransferase family protein produces the protein METPIFLFSLPRSGSTLLQRMLMVNKDVASAAEPWLMLPFCYAHKREGVLTEYGTRVSSKAFRDFINNFPNKEEDYFDALGKFTHQLYSKQCKNGEKYFLDKTPRYYLVINEIAKMHPNAKFVFLFRNPVSIISSMVETWGKGSLIKLFSVDIDLKQGFRALSEGYKLLKDRAFVLNYENLIGQPEKELQNLCHYLDIEFDEKMVHSFAEEDLRGEMGDPVGVKAYRSIKRNSDDKWKKTFNTSYRKRLLKKYINNIEEEVLEVQGYDKNEILNNIDNLKIEGIAPVRTIKDIINYNLSSLARVIKPNIWLEKETRNWAAKKLVS, from the coding sequence ATGGAAACTCCAATATTTTTATTTTCTCTGCCGCGTAGTGGCTCTACTCTTTTACAAAGAATGCTTATGGTTAATAAAGATGTTGCAAGTGCAGCTGAGCCATGGTTAATGCTTCCATTTTGCTATGCGCATAAAAGAGAAGGTGTTTTGACAGAATATGGTACAAGAGTTTCTTCCAAGGCATTTAGAGACTTTATAAATAATTTCCCAAATAAAGAAGAGGATTATTTTGATGCATTAGGCAAATTTACACATCAGCTATACAGTAAGCAGTGCAAAAATGGAGAAAAATATTTTTTAGACAAAACCCCCCGATACTATCTTGTAATCAATGAAATTGCAAAAATGCATCCGAATGCAAAATTTGTTTTTTTATTCAGGAATCCCGTAAGTATTATAAGCTCAATGGTAGAAACGTGGGGGAAAGGGAGCCTTATTAAATTATTTTCTGTAGACATAGATTTAAAGCAGGGTTTTAGAGCTTTAAGTGAGGGATATAAGTTGCTTAAAGACAGAGCATTTGTTTTAAATTATGAAAATTTAATCGGACAGCCTGAAAAAGAATTGCAAAATTTATGCCATTATTTAGATATTGAATTTGATGAGAAGATGGTACACTCATTTGCTGAGGAAGATTTAAGAGGAGAAATGGGGGATCCGGTTGGAGTAAAAGCTTATCGATCAATTAAACGAAATTCTGATGATAAATGGAAAAAAACATTTAACACCTCTTATAGGAAAAGACTATTAAAAAAATATATTAATAACATTGAAGAAGAAGTACTGGAAGTCCAAGGATATGATAAAAATGAAATTTTAAATAATATTGATAATCTTAAAATAGAAGGTATTGCTCCTGTGAGAACTATAAAAGATATTATAAATTATAACTTAAGCAGCTTAGCACGGGTTATCAAACCAAATATTTGGTTAGAGAAAGAAACAAGAAACTGGGCTGCTAAAAAATTAGTTTCATGA
- a CDS encoding glycosyltransferase family 2 protein: MTVKCPLVSIIIPNYNNEKYIQACIESCIMQTYENIEIVIVDDCSTDNSVNIIKGYQKQDSRIKLIVNDANLHVARTRDIGIKQAKAEWISTLDSDDFYISKEKIENEMDILRSFNFDPSVISYSGIIKVSESGELGKSVMKDSKIKEGYIFDYILSRNCAIPRDFIFSKKKYLKAGGFDFDLKTHEDWDIKLKLSKDCKFIYSGIKYGIGYRQHNNGLSSMEFHKRTLNIYKVFKRYYSHRKPMLLLYFYFFLLKRKLKYIFFRGA, translated from the coding sequence ATGACTGTAAAATGCCCATTAGTATCTATAATTATCCCCAATTATAACAATGAAAAATATATACAGGCGTGTATAGAAAGTTGCATAATGCAGACATATGAAAATATTGAAATAGTAATAGTTGATGACTGTTCTACAGATAACTCAGTAAATATTATTAAAGGATATCAGAAACAGGATTCCCGGATTAAATTGATAGTAAATGATGCAAATTTACACGTTGCAAGAACGAGAGATATTGGAATCAAACAAGCAAAAGCTGAATGGATAAGCACTTTAGATAGTGACGATTTTTATATATCAAAAGAAAAGATAGAAAATGAAATGGATATTTTACGCTCTTTTAATTTTGATCCGTCGGTTATCTCATATAGCGGAATCATAAAAGTAAGTGAATCAGGGGAATTAGGAAAAAGTGTAATGAAGGATTCCAAAATAAAGGAAGGATATATATTTGATTATATTCTTTCCCGAAATTGCGCAATTCCAAGGGATTTTATATTTTCTAAAAAGAAATACCTTAAAGCAGGAGGATTTGATTTTGATTTAAAAACGCATGAAGATTGGGACATTAAATTGAAGCTTTCAAAAGATTGCAAATTTATTTACAGTGGTATAAAATATGGTATTGGCTATAGACAACATAACAATGGGTTGTCTTCAATGGAGTTTCATAAGAGGACTTTAAATATTTACAAAGTATTCAAGAGATATTATTCACATAGGAAACCAATGCTTTTATTGTATTTTTATTTTTTTCTTCTGAAACGAAAATTAAAATATATTTTTTTTAGGGGAGCTTAA